One genomic region from Bacteroidales bacterium encodes:
- a CDS encoding protein-glutamate O-methyltransferase CheR, whose amino-acid sequence MQANDLHKLYQAELSDSDFERLSEFIFREYGIHLPPHKKLMLQSRLRSRLKINGCFDFATYIAYLFSSRGQQVELIHMIDAVTTNKTDFFREPDHFDFLYRNVFIDHYQHSTNRSFKIWSAGCSTGEEAYTMAIILSEFKASHHQFEFEIVATDVSATALRQATTAIYPESKTQVIPLSLRKNYLLRSCDRTAKTVRIVSALRQKVHFERQNLMHTDKFHESDFDVIFCRNTLIYFDRVVQLRVVRALLDKLRKGGYFFIGHSESLFSDLWLPLKRVAPAVYQKI is encoded by the coding sequence GTGCAAGCCAACGATCTACATAAGCTCTATCAGGCAGAGCTGAGCGATTCCGACTTTGAGCGGCTCAGCGAATTTATCTTTCGCGAGTATGGCATCCACCTGCCGCCACACAAGAAGCTTATGCTCCAGAGCCGCCTGCGCTCACGCCTTAAAATAAACGGCTGCTTCGACTTTGCCACCTATATCGCCTACCTCTTCAGCAGCCGTGGCCAACAGGTTGAGCTTATCCACATGATCGATGCGGTTACCACCAATAAAACCGACTTCTTCCGCGAGCCCGATCATTTTGATTTTTTATACAGAAACGTGTTTATTGATCATTACCAACATTCGACAAATAGATCTTTCAAAATATGGAGCGCCGGATGTTCCACAGGCGAAGAGGCCTACACCATGGCCATCATTCTGAGTGAATTCAAAGCTTCGCATCATCAGTTCGAGTTTGAGATTGTAGCTACCGATGTTTCGGCAACGGCTTTGCGACAAGCTACCACGGCGATTTATCCGGAAAGCAAAACGCAGGTAATCCCGCTGAGCCTGCGCAAGAACTACCTGTTGCGCAGCTGCGACCGGACAGCTAAAACAGTGCGGATCGTTTCGGCACTGCGACAGAAAGTGCACTTTGAGCGGCAAAACCTGATGCACACCGACAAATTCCATGAAAGTGATTTTGATGTCATTTTTTGCCGCAACACGCTGATTTATTTTGATCGCGTAGTGCAATTACGGGTAGTTCGGGCGCTGCTTGACAAACTACGTAAAGGAGGATATTTTTTTATCGGGCACTCGGAGTCTTTATTCAGCGACTTGTGGCTTCCGCTGAAGAGAGTAGCGCCCGCTGTTTATCAAAAAATTTAA